A portion of the Sulfurospirillum diekertiae genome contains these proteins:
- a CDS encoding MFS transporter gives MTIINREGGKGSLSYFLIHHQLLIIYLCTIFTLCTLYAVQPIQPLFEKEFDLSRFEAVIFTTVIMLPLGFAPIFYGYILETFSSKLFLRNAVLMLGILELCFSWSSTYSVLLAIRALQGILIPAVLTSLMSYIGFITPKEKVQQSIGYYIGATILGGFLGRLLSGILSDLFGWRLFFVFLGVALIVMFGALSFLSEELKVDFVKPKRSQVLDILKNKTFFNIYALMFFIFFVFQALLNFLPFQLKNLSSTIGYGKVGMMYAGYIIGFIISIRVLWMIRLFGNETKTIIIGIFTYLVGLQVFHVNNYMVMFGGMFVFCAGFFIIHSVASGLISKLALENRAISNGLYLSFYYAGGTVGTFAPGVFYQYLGWDAFLILLSLIVVSTFYFGLKLQRILCS, from the coding sequence TTGACAATTATAAATAGAGAAGGGGGCAAAGGCTCCCTTTCTTATTTTCTTATTCACCACCAACTCCTTATCATTTATCTTTGTACGATCTTTACCCTTTGTACCCTCTACGCTGTTCAGCCCATCCAACCGCTTTTTGAAAAAGAGTTTGACTTAAGCCGTTTTGAGGCGGTCATCTTTACCACGGTCATTATGTTGCCACTAGGTTTTGCGCCTATTTTTTATGGTTATATTTTGGAGACGTTTTCATCCAAACTCTTTTTGAGAAATGCTGTTTTAATGTTAGGAATTTTAGAGCTTTGTTTTTCATGGAGCAGTACGTATTCTGTATTGCTTGCTATTCGTGCTTTACAGGGTATTTTGATTCCTGCCGTCTTGACCTCTTTAATGAGTTATATTGGCTTTATTACGCCCAAAGAGAAGGTGCAACAGTCTATAGGCTACTACATTGGTGCAACGATTTTGGGGGGATTTTTAGGGCGACTGCTTTCAGGTATACTCAGTGATCTGTTTGGTTGGAGGCTCTTTTTTGTTTTCTTAGGGGTAGCGTTAATTGTGATGTTTGGAGCCCTGAGTTTTCTTAGCGAAGAACTCAAAGTGGATTTTGTCAAACCAAAACGTTCCCAAGTATTGGATATATTGAAAAACAAAACGTTTTTTAACATTTATGCCCTGATGTTTTTTATCTTCTTTGTTTTTCAAGCACTGCTTAATTTTTTGCCTTTTCAACTTAAAAATCTCAGTTCAACGATTGGGTATGGAAAAGTAGGCATGATGTATGCGGGGTATATCATCGGTTTTATTATCTCCATTCGTGTTTTATGGATGATCCGTCTTTTTGGAAATGAGACTAAGACGATTATCATCGGTATTTTTACCTACCTTGTAGGATTACAAGTGTTTCATGTGAATAACTACATGGTGATGTTTGGCGGTATGTTTGTCTTTTGTGCAGGCTTTTTTATTATTCATTCTGTAGCTTCAGGACTTATTAGCAAACTAGCGCTTGAAAACCGTGCCATTTCCAATGGATTGTATCTCTCTTTTTATTATGCAGGTGGAACCGTAGGAACATTTGCTCCGGGTGTTTTTTATCAGTATTTAGGCTGGGATGCTTTCTTAATTCTTTTGTCGTTAATTGTTGTATCTACGTTTTATTTTGGCTTAAAATTACAACGAATACTTTGCTCCTAA
- a CDS encoding phosphoribosyltransferase produces the protein MRYYSYEEFKEDVNTLAKEIKPYAPDVILAVARGGMTLGHFLAVALEMRDLYSINSVHYEETRKLDTINIFNIPDLSRAKRVIIVDDIIDSGETMIEIERVLRAQYPEIDFKIASVFYKEKALLRPDFTARETTEWIKFFWDFEIDNYK, from the coding sequence TTGCGTTACTACAGTTATGAAGAGTTTAAAGAAGATGTGAACACCCTTGCAAAAGAGATCAAGCCTTATGCGCCTGATGTTATTTTGGCGGTGGCTCGTGGTGGTATGACCTTAGGTCATTTTTTAGCAGTAGCGTTGGAGATGCGCGACCTTTACTCCATCAATTCGGTGCATTATGAAGAGACGAGGAAGCTAGATACCATCAACATCTTTAATATCCCTGATTTAAGCAGAGCCAAACGTGTTATTATTGTTGATGATATCATTGACAGTGGTGAGACGATGATCGAGATAGAGCGTGTTTTGAGGGCACAATACCCTGAAATTGATTTTAAAATTGCTTCGGTATTTTACAAAGAAAAAGCGTTGCTTCGTCCCGATTTTACTGCTCGTGAAACAACCGAGTGGATTAAGTTTTTCTGGGATTTTGAAATTGACAATTATAAATAG